AATAGATGAGAATTTATCGGCAATTCGTTTAATAACTTCATGGAATACTAAAAATGAACCCGTTGAAGAATTTATTAAAACTTTTAATAGTGAATTATAATTAAAAAATGCAACTCAAAAGAGTTGCATTTTTATTTTGCTTAATCAGTTCATCATGGCTTTTATGCCTTCAATAACTTCGTTTTCAAAGTTTTTAATTTTCTGTTTTTTTGACCAAACGTAAAGGCCAATTGGCAACATAATAATTAAAAAAGGCATAGAATCGAGCTGCGTTGTTGTCGTAATTTTTCCGGTATCAGGATTTGTGTCGATTTTTACATTTCCTGTCAGCGTAAAACCACTTTTCCGAACCTGCAACGCACCCAAACTGGTTTGAATTTTATATTGCGGAAATTTTTTCCTTAATTCTTCAATAAATTCATTTTTCGTAAATGGTTTCACATTAAAATTTTGCATAAAGATTTGGTTTGATTATAATTTAATTTAAAGCTTTTGTGACGACTTTGCAATCAGCTGTTTCCAGTTTTTGTCCGTCTTTATAAGTTATTTTCTTTTCATCTGCATAACGCATTGTTCCGTTTTCATCTTTCTGATCTCCAATTCCTTCTGTTAAAAAATTACCTTTCTGAATGAAGTAAATATCTCTTTTACTGGTTGTTCCTTCAGAGGCAAACTCATACGTCAGTTTTAAAGTATCGCCAGATTTAAATCCGAATAATTCACCTTTTGAACTGTCTTTTTCACTGTTTTTATAAGCCATTTTTCCTGAAAGCGTACCCAAATTATCGTCAAGGCTTACAAAAACGCTGTCTTTTCCTGTAACTCCCAAATAACAGAAAGTTTTTGAGTCTAAAGTATCAACAACAGGTTCTGCAGGATTTTCAAGTGAATCTGTAGTAACAACAGGTTTTACAGTTTCATTTTTTTTATTACAGCTCATTGCCAAAACTGACAACGCACCGAGTACAATATATTTTTTCATAATTTCAAGAGTATGTTAAACTTTATTACTGCTAATTTAAACATAAAAGAATTCTGAAACTAATTGAAAATTTATGTTCAAATTCTAATCGCTGAGAATCGTTTAAAAAATATTTTCCGGATTGTATTTAAGTTTAATTGAAGTTTCAGGAAGTATTTTTATTATTTATTTTATTATCAAAGAATGAAAGATTAGCATTTTGATTTTGAGCATTGATTCTAAAAATATTCAGTTAAAAGAGTAATCAATAATTAAGCCTTTAATTTCAGTATTAATATTTGTAGTCAGATTATTAGATAATTATAAAAGTCCTATAATTTATATTATGTTAAATTGAATATTTTTCTGGCAACAGTAAAACCTCACTATCGCTTCATATAATTAATGAGACGCCGATTTTGAAAATATATTGATAATCACTACTCCGATAATAATTAAGGCTATTCCTAAAATTGCAGGAAGATCAAGAGTTTGCTTGTAAACAAAATATCCTACTAAAGAAATTAGAACAATTCCGACCGCTGACCAAATTGCATAAGCAATCCCAATTGGGATAACTTTGATCGCATGAGTCAATAAATAAAATGAAGCTGACATTGTCACGACAAAAATTATGGTCTGTAAAGGTTTTGTAAAACCTTCAGATGCCTTTAAAAATGATGTTGCAACAGATTCGAAAAGTATTGCAAATGCTAAAAATATATAGTTTTTCATAAGTAAATTTTTAATTAATGTTGCTTTAATAAATCATTTAAGCCATATTTATCAAAAAGTATTTTTCCGATTTCGAGTTTAGACCAGCCTTCTTTTAGCTTGTACGTAAATGTTAATTCATTATCTGTAAGAAAAGATTCCAGATTTAGCAACATAATATTTTTATTGTTCACTAAATAATTTTCTATCAAATTTAAATGAGTTGAAAAAACAAACATCGAGTTTTTATATTTAGATAAGCCATCTATTGTGTCAACTGTTATTTTTGCGGCATCATTAATATTGGTTCCATTAAATACTTCATCAAAAACAACGAAGCAATTTTTGGTCTTCAGTTCCAGGAGTACATTTTTAAGATTTACAATTTCCTGCATAAAGTGGCTGTATCCTTGTTTCAGATTATCATTTACATAAAAATGTAAAAATATGCTTTCATAAAACGGAATATTACAATTCTCAGCCGGAACTGCAACTCCTAAATGAGCCAACAAAACAATGATGCTGATTGACTTCATGGCAGTTGATTTACCAGACATATTGGCTCCTGTAAAGATAATTGTATTCTTCTCCTTTACTTCAATAGTATTTTTAACCGCATCTTTTAAGTCTAAATGATAAAAATGTTCAATCGTAAAATTAGCATCAGAATTAAATTGAGGAAATTTTAAATTGTGTTGTTTTATTCCTTTTGCAATGCTTGCATAAACATCAAACATGTAGAAGAAATTCCAGAATGATACAAAGTTTCCGTTTTTAACTTCAGCTTCTATTTTGGTTAAGATATTTTTTCTTTGTTTGAAATCTAAAATTTTATGGT
Above is a genomic segment from Chryseobacterium mulctrae containing:
- a CDS encoding DMT family transporter, with translation MKNYIFLAFAILFESVATSFLKASEGFTKPLQTIIFVVTMSASFYLLTHAIKVIPIGIAYAIWSAVGIVLISLVGYFVYKQTLDLPAILGIALIIIGVVIINIFSKSASH
- a CDS encoding MutS-related protein; translated protein: MFLENFQLINEYKCSENIISSIQKFLGEVNSNNYNLLTKITYREFFNQINNNISLFIELFYRFGVVLKSFQKSNLCKDYSDEIEKNIQFIDSLSINEYHHKILDFKQRKNILTKIEAEVKNGNFVSFWNFFYMFDVYASIAKGIKQHNLKFPQFNSDANFTIEHFYHLDLKDAVKNTIEVKEKNTIIFTGANMSGKSTAMKSISIIVLLAHLGVAVPAENCNIPFYESIFLHFYVNDNLKQGYSHFMQEIVNLKNVLLELKTKNCFVVFDEVFNGTNINDAAKITVDTIDGLSKYKNSMFVFSTHLNLIENYLVNNKNIMLLNLESFLTDNELTFTYKLKEGWSKLEIGKILFDKYGLNDLLKQH